One Apodemus sylvaticus chromosome 14, mApoSyl1.1, whole genome shotgun sequence DNA window includes the following coding sequences:
- the Fbh1 gene encoding F-box DNA helicase 1 isoform X2, giving the protein MSRFKRKHLTVIECQHLARNHLAVTQPFSQRWTNRDPNHGLYPRPRTKGRNRGRRCQRYISEFFLAGHQHCTNDMAKSNSVGQDSCQDSEGGMIFPAESSCTLPQVDNGEVRLGSSGSAQPARKRSHSFEEGTESGQWDGVSKKTARHRLLPSCARLREVRQEAEDGLSQCSAASGETGRDIEDIGPDPLPDTYYGLLGTLPCQEVPSHICRLPSEVLRHIFAFLPVEDLYWNLSLVCHLWREIINDPLFIPWKKLYHRYLMNEEQAVSKVDGILSSHGIEKDSDLCVLNLIRYTATTKCSPSVDPERVLWSLRDHPLLMEAEACMRQQLPDLYAAAGGINVWALVAAMVLLSSCVNDIQHLLFCLRRPSSTVTVPDVTETLYCIAVLLYAMREKGINISNRIHYNIFYCLYLQENSCTQATKVTEEPSVWPGKKTSIQLTHEQQLILNHKMEPLQVVKIMAFAGTGKTSTLVKYAEKWSQSRFLYVTFNKSIAKQAELVFPSNVICKTFHSMAYSHVGRKYQLKKKLNLFKLTPFMVNSVLAEGKGGFIRAKLVCKTLENFFASADEELTIDHVPIWCKNSQGQRVMVEQSEKLNGVLEASRLWDNMRKLGDCKEEAYQMTHDGYLKLWQLSKPLLASFDAIFVDEAQDCTPAIMNIVLSQPCGKIFVGDPHQQIYTFRGAVNALFTVPHTHVFYLTQSFRFGVEIAYVGATILDVCKRVRKKTLVGGNHQSGIRGDVKGQVALLSRTNANVFDEAVRVTEGESPARIHLIGGIKSFGLDRIIDIWTLLQPEEERRKRDLIIKDRFIRRWVHKEGFSGFKRYVTAAEDKELEAKIAVVEKYNIRIPELVERIERCHIEDLDFAEYILGTVHKAKGLEFDTVHVLDDFVKVPCARHNLAQLPHFRVESFSEDEWNLLYVAVTRAKKRLIMTKSLENILTLAGEYFLQAELTSSVLKTGVVHCCVGQCANTIPVDTVLTMKKLPITYVRSLRATGRKTRVATSATRVQSSGSGLWRF; this is encoded by the exons TGAGCCGGTTTAAGCGGAAGCATCTTACAGTGATCGAGTGCCAGCATTTGGCCCGGAATCATTTGGCTGTGACTCAGCCCTTCAGTCAGAGATGGACAAACAGAGACCCTAACCATGGTCTCTATCCTAGGCCCAGAACAAAAGGACGGAATAGGG GTCGAAGATGTCAGAGATATATTTCTGAGTTCTTCCTAGCTGGCCACCAGCATTGTACCAATGACATGGCCAAAAGCAATTCTGTTGGCCAGGACAGCTGTCAGGACTCTGAGGGTGGTATGATTTTTCCTGCAGAGAGCAGTTGTACTCTGCCTCAGGTGGATAATGGAGAAGTGAGGCTGGGCTCGTCAGGATCTGCTCAGCCTGCCAGGAAGCGGTCTCATTCCTTTGAGGAAGGCACGGAGAGCGGCCAGTGGGATGGAGTTTCTAAGAAGACGGCACGTCATCGTTTGCTCCCATCATGTGCAAGGCTTAGGGAGGTCAGGCAAGAGGCAGAGGACGGGTTGTCCCAGTGTTCTGCAGCGTCTGGAGAAACTGGTCGAGACATTGAGGACATTGGTCCTGACCCCTTGCCTGATACATACTACGGGCTTCTTGGAACGTTGCCTTGCCAGGAAGTGCCCAGCCACATTTGCAGGCTGCCGAGTGAAGTCCTGAGGCACATCTTTGCTTTCCTGCCGGTGGAGGACCTCTACTGGAACCTTAGCCTGGTGTGCCACCTGTGGAGGGAAATAATCAATGACCCGCTG TTCATTCCTTGGAAGAAGCTATATCATCGATACTTGATGAACGAAGAGCAGGCTGTCAGCAAAGTGGATGGCATTCTCTCCAGCCATGGCATAGAAAAGGACTCGGACCTGTGTGTGCTGAACCTCATACG ATACACAGCCACCACCAAATGCTCCCCAAGTGTCGACCCTGAGAGGGTGCTGTGGAGCCTGAGGGATCACCCTCTACTTATGGAGGCTGAGGCGTGCATGCGTCAACAACTACCTGACCTCTATGCAGCTGCTGGG GGCATTAACGTCTGGGCCTTGGTGGCAGCCATGGTGCTCCTCTCCAGCTGTGTGAACGACATCCAGCACCTGCTCTTCTGCCTCAGGAGACCCAGCTCCACAGTGACCGTGCCAGATGTCACCGAGACCTTATACTGCATAGCTGTGCTCCTTTATGCCATGAGGGAGAAGGGGATTAACATCAGCAATAG GATTCACTACAACATTTTCTACTGCCTATATCTTCAGGAGAATTCCTGTACTCAGGCCACCAAAGTTACAGAGGAGCCATCTGTCTGGCCagg CAAGAAAACATCTATCCAACTAACACATGAACAACAGCTGATTCTGAACCATAAGATGGAACCTCTCCAGGTGGTAAAAATTATGGCATTTGCAG GCACTGGGAAGACGTCTACCCTGGTCAAGTATGCTGAGAAGTGGTCTCAGAGCAGGTTTCTGTATGTCACATTCAACAAGAGCATTGCAAAGCAGGCAGAGCTTGTCTTCCCCAGCAACGTCATCTGCAAGACTTTCCACTCCATGGCCTACAGTCACGTCGGGCGCAA GTACCAGCTGAAGAAGAAGTTGAATCTCTTCAAGTTAACGCCCTTCATGGTCAACTCTGTCCTTGCTGAAGGAAAAGGTGGATTCATAAGGGCCAAGTTAGTGTGTAAGACTTTAGAGAACTTCTTTGCATCAGCTGATGAAGAGCTAACTATCGATCATGTGCCCATTTGGTGCAAGAATAGCCAAGGACAGAGAGTCATGGTTGAACAGAGTGAGAAGCTG AATGGTGTCCTTGAAGCAAGCCGGCTCTGGGACAACATGCGGAAGCTGGGGGACTGCAAAGAGGAGGCATACCAAATGACACATGATG GCTATTTGAAACTCTGGCAGCTGAGCAAACCTTTGCTGGCCTCTTTTGACGCCATCTTTGTGGATGAGGCCCAGGACTGTACCCCAG CTATCATGAACATAGTTCTGTCTCAGCCGTGTGGAAAGATCTTTGTAGGGGACCCCCACCAACAGATCTATACCTTCCGAGGCGCAGTGAATGCTCTGTTCACAGTCCCTCACACTCATGTCTTCTATCTCACACAG AGTTTTAGAtttggtgtggaaatagcctacGTGGGAGCTACCATTTTGGATGTGTGCAAGAGAGTCAGGAAAAAGACATTGGTTGGAGGGAACCATCAGA GTGGCATACGAGGTGATGTAAAGGGACAAGTGGCTCTGCTGTCCAGGACCAATGCCAATGTGTTTGACGAGGCTGTCCGGGTAACAGAAGGAGAATCACCCGCAAGGATACATTTGATTGGG GGGATTAAATCATTTGGATTGGACAGAATCATTGACATTTGGACTCTTCTTCAGCCAGAGGAAGAACGGAGGAAAC GAGACCTCATCATTAAAGACAGGTTCATCAGAAGATGGGTGCATAAAGAAGGCTTCAGTGGCTTCAAGAGGTATGTGACTGCTGCAGAGGACAAGGAGCTGGAAGCGAAGATCGCAGTAGTTGAAAAATACAATATCAGGATTCCAGAACTGGTCGAAAGGATAGAGAGATGCCACATAGAAGATTTGGACTTTGCAG AGTACATTTTGGGCACCGTGCACAAAGCCAAAGGGTTAGAGTTTGACACTGTGCATGTTTTGGATGATTTCGTGAAAGTGCCTTGTGCCAGGCATAACCTTGCGCAGCTTCCTCACTTCAGAGTTG AGTCGTTTTCTGAGGATGAATGGAACTTACTATATGTTGCTGTTACTCGTGCCAAGAAGCGGCTCATAATGACCAAATCACTGGAGAATATCCTGACTCTGGCTGGG GAGTACTTCTTGCAAGCAGAGCTGACAAGTAGCGTCTTGAAAACAGGAGTGGTCCACTGCTGTGTGGGGCAGTGCGCCAACACCATCCCTGTGGACACCGTCCTCACCATGAAGAAACTGCCCATCACTTACGTGCGTTCACTGAG AGCAACAGGAAGGAAAACAAGGGTGGCTACCTCTGCCACTCGTGTGCAGAGCAGCGGATCGGGCCTTTGGCGTTTCTGA